Proteins encoded together in one Oceanobacillus iheyensis HTE831 window:
- the spoIID gene encoding stage II sporulation protein D, producing MQKKYIKRRKPSIQKKIMMLKQKKQPYASHQEPGLKKIVPFRNRKSRYFQNKSPVPWRLTMLSFFGILILFILVVPATVVNLSKDNSETYSQAKENQAAAQDTEQEVVEVGGSPFSVAVMRDKQETVEDVPLEEYVAGVVASEMPTEFELEALKAQAVAARTFTVNLLLHGKDNNPYDLTDTVNHQVYKSPNELKELWKDKYEENMNKINSAVKETKGQIITHNDAPITAAFFSTSNGYTENSEDYWETEVSYLRSVESPWDKEESPKYTSQSMFTLEEVSSALDVELAEDQAVPMEITRTESGRVKNLVIAGKTISGRIVREELDLLSSDFTVEQKNNHLVFTTEGFGHGIGMSQYGANGMAKEGKTYEDIIHYYYKDVEINSVDETAPTLVSR from the coding sequence GTGCAAAAAAAGTATATAAAAAGAAGAAAACCATCTATCCAAAAGAAAATTATGATGCTCAAACAAAAAAAACAACCATATGCCAGCCATCAAGAACCAGGTCTGAAAAAAATTGTGCCTTTCCGTAATCGAAAATCACGATACTTCCAAAATAAATCACCTGTGCCTTGGAGATTAACGATGCTCAGTTTTTTTGGTATCCTTATCTTATTTATCCTTGTTGTGCCTGCTACTGTCGTCAACCTCTCCAAAGATAATAGCGAAACATACTCACAAGCTAAAGAAAATCAAGCAGCTGCTCAGGATACAGAACAAGAAGTCGTCGAGGTAGGTGGTTCTCCTTTTTCAGTGGCGGTCATGCGAGACAAACAAGAGACGGTTGAGGATGTACCTTTAGAAGAATATGTCGCCGGAGTAGTCGCATCCGAGATGCCCACTGAATTTGAATTAGAGGCTTTAAAAGCTCAAGCAGTAGCTGCCAGAACATTTACAGTGAATCTATTACTACATGGGAAAGATAATAATCCGTATGATCTAACCGACACTGTAAACCATCAAGTGTATAAAAGCCCAAATGAATTAAAGGAATTATGGAAAGATAAGTATGAAGAAAATATGAATAAAATAAATAGTGCGGTAAAAGAAACAAAGGGACAAATCATCACGCATAATGATGCTCCAATTACTGCCGCCTTTTTCTCAACAAGTAATGGATATACGGAGAACTCAGAAGATTATTGGGAAACGGAAGTATCCTACTTAAGAAGTGTGGAAAGTCCATGGGATAAAGAAGAATCTCCAAAATACACCAGTCAATCTATGTTTACACTTGAAGAAGTTTCAAGTGCATTAGATGTGGAATTAGCTGAAGATCAAGCAGTACCAATGGAAATAACACGAACAGAAAGTGGCAGAGTGAAAAACTTAGTTATAGCCGGAAAGACAATCTCAGGAAGAATTGTTCGTGAAGAGCTAGACCTTCTATCAAGCGATTTTACGGTAGAACAAAAGAATAATCATTTAGTATTTACAACAGAAGGGTTTGGACACGGTATTGGAATGAGTCAATATGGTGCCAATGGAATGGCAAAAGAAGGAAAAACATATGAAGATATCATCCATTATTATTATAAGGATGTTGAAATAAATTCTGTAGATGAAACAGCACCAACCCTCGTTTCAAGGTGA
- a CDS encoding ABC transporter ATP-binding protein, translated as MQDHILEVRNLKKYFQVGKGSLLKAVDDITFHVKPGETYGLVGESGCGKSTIGRTILGLYNKTDGEVIFDHENVHELSEKERFSFYRKMQMIFQDPYASLNPRSTIKEIISEPMEVHNLYSTKKERLQRVYELLEEVGLNRDHANRYPHEFSGGQRQRIGIARALALDPEFIIADEPISALDVSVQAQVVNLMKRLQQEKGLTFLFIAHDLSMVKQFSDRIGVMYLGNMVEETQSEHLYDNPLHPYTKALLSAIPIPDPDIEDQRERIILEGELPSPIHPPSGCVFRTRCPMAMEVCASDRPVWQEVEKGHYVACHLYDKSKENSPHTGPQLKEGAIR; from the coding sequence ATGCAAGATCATATTCTAGAAGTTCGTAACTTAAAAAAGTATTTTCAAGTTGGCAAGGGAAGTTTATTAAAAGCAGTTGATGATATCACTTTTCATGTAAAACCAGGGGAAACCTATGGGCTCGTTGGGGAATCAGGCTGTGGTAAATCAACGATTGGAAGAACCATTCTTGGTCTATATAATAAGACAGATGGAGAAGTTATTTTTGATCATGAAAATGTACACGAACTGAGTGAAAAAGAACGTTTTTCTTTTTATCGTAAAATGCAAATGATCTTTCAAGATCCATATGCATCCTTAAATCCTCGTTCTACGATTAAAGAGATAATATCTGAACCGATGGAAGTGCATAACTTATATTCAACTAAAAAAGAGAGATTACAACGTGTATATGAATTGTTAGAAGAGGTAGGCTTGAACAGGGATCATGCCAATCGTTATCCTCATGAATTTAGTGGTGGACAGCGGCAACGAATTGGTATAGCTCGAGCCCTCGCGTTAGATCCAGAGTTTATAATTGCAGATGAGCCTATTTCAGCACTCGATGTTTCCGTACAAGCACAGGTAGTTAACCTTATGAAGCGGTTGCAACAAGAAAAAGGATTGACGTTTTTATTTATTGCCCATGATTTATCGATGGTAAAACAGTTTTCAGATCGGATTGGGGTTATGTATTTGGGCAATATGGTGGAAGAAACTCAAAGTGAACATTTATATGATAATCCTTTACATCCATATACGAAGGCATTGTTATCAGCGATACCTATTCCCGATCCGGATATCGAGGATCAGCGGGAACGTATTATATTAGAAGGAGAGCTACCAAGTCCGATTCATCCTCCAAGTGGTTGTGTGTTTCGAACACGATGCCCGATGGCGATGGAAGTATGTGCAAGCGATCGTCCTGTGTGGCAAGAAGTGGAAAAAGGTCATTATGTTGCCTGTCATCTGTACGATAAGTCAAAGGAGAATAGTCCTCATACAGGCCCACAATTGAAAGAAGGGGCTATTCGTTAA
- a CDS encoding C40 family peptidase produces the protein MKQTFDQLSEDFWVTDVQVATVWTNPQSARDIDKDGRTNPTNVNQWYEQLSYDERLALCNENRVQTQALYGEPVIVINELDDWAEVILPFQASKKDKRGYPGWVPKQQLTMTTKTHWVRDSMAMVIKNKSWLETQEGEKTLEISFATILPVVTEQEMIQVQTPHGIQYIAKEDVLIFPTKEGVPTRTGEDIVRTGMLFLQLDYFWGGMSSFGYDCSGLAYAAHKANGYWIARDAGDQAVGGKEIPFDEVQAGDLLFFAYEEGKGNIHHVGIYKGNGEMLHSPQTGKGIEITPLEGTKYEKELCAARRYW, from the coding sequence ATGAAACAAACGTTTGATCAATTATCCGAAGATTTTTGGGTGACCGATGTACAAGTGGCAACAGTATGGACGAATCCACAGTCGGCCAGGGATATAGATAAAGATGGGCGAACGAATCCGACAAATGTAAATCAATGGTATGAGCAACTTTCCTATGATGAACGATTAGCGCTTTGTAATGAAAATAGAGTACAAACACAAGCATTATATGGCGAACCAGTTATAGTAATTAATGAATTAGATGATTGGGCGGAAGTTATCTTGCCATTTCAAGCTTCGAAGAAAGATAAAAGAGGATATCCTGGCTGGGTGCCAAAGCAACAATTAACCATGACAACGAAAACACATTGGGTAAGAGATTCTATGGCGATGGTTATAAAAAACAAGAGTTGGTTAGAAACCCAAGAAGGTGAAAAAACACTTGAAATTAGCTTTGCAACCATTCTACCTGTAGTAACTGAACAAGAGATGATACAAGTGCAAACTCCACATGGTATACAATATATAGCTAAAGAAGATGTACTTATTTTTCCTACAAAGGAAGGAGTACCTACTCGAACTGGAGAGGACATCGTTCGAACCGGAATGCTATTTTTACAATTAGATTATTTCTGGGGAGGAATGAGCTCTTTTGGCTACGATTGTTCCGGTCTGGCTTATGCGGCTCATAAGGCGAATGGATATTGGATCGCCAGAGATGCAGGTGATCAAGCAGTCGGTGGAAAAGAAATACCGTTTGATGAGGTACAAGCTGGAGATTTACTGTTTTTTGCCTATGAAGAAGGAAAAGGAAATATTCATCATGTAGGAATATATAAAGGAAATGGTGAAATGTTACATTCACCACAAACAGGTAAAGGAATCGAAATCACTCCATTAGAAGGAACCAAATATGAAAAAGAATTATGTGCAGCACGAAGATATTGGTAA
- a CDS encoding dipeptide epimerase, with protein sequence MKITSVETFIGSVPLHTPFKTALRTVTVAESIIVKITSEDGYVGWGEAPPTHVITGESLASIEYAIHHVIKPFLIGNSLSTYERIFEQLQACMIGNTSAKAAVDMAIYDLLAQYAKLPLYQYLGGYHSEIETDYTVSVNTVEEMVRDANQYKLNGFSILKVKVGKDQIETDMERIKAIRQSVGNEVRIRLDANQGWNPKEAVKVIQKMEDLQLNIELVEQPVIAKDLEGLKFVTDRTETPIMADEAVFSIHDARQVLENKAADLINIKLMKSGGIHQARKIATLAQSYGIECMVGSMIETKLGISAAAHFAASHPVVTRFDFDAPLMLSGDLVHGGVIYKGSHLSFSEDYGLGICGIRSEFLRQNTMK encoded by the coding sequence ATGAAGATAACAAGTGTAGAAACCTTTATAGGATCTGTGCCATTACACACTCCATTTAAAACAGCATTACGTACCGTAACAGTAGCTGAATCCATTATCGTCAAAATAACAAGCGAAGATGGTTATGTAGGGTGGGGAGAAGCTCCTCCTACCCATGTTATAACAGGAGAGAGTCTCGCAAGTATTGAATACGCTATTCATCATGTGATCAAACCATTTTTAATTGGAAATTCATTGTCGACTTATGAACGTATTTTTGAACAACTGCAAGCATGTATGATTGGTAATACGAGTGCCAAAGCAGCTGTTGATATGGCGATTTATGACTTATTAGCACAATATGCAAAACTACCACTTTATCAGTATTTAGGAGGATACCATTCGGAAATTGAAACGGATTATACCGTCAGTGTAAATACTGTGGAAGAAATGGTAAGAGATGCGAACCAATATAAATTAAATGGATTCTCGATATTGAAGGTAAAGGTTGGCAAAGATCAAATTGAAACAGATATGGAACGAATCAAAGCGATTCGTCAATCAGTAGGAAATGAAGTTCGTATTCGACTCGATGCGAACCAGGGTTGGAACCCCAAAGAAGCTGTTAAGGTAATTCAGAAAATGGAAGATCTGCAACTAAATATTGAGCTTGTTGAACAACCAGTTATAGCCAAAGATTTAGAAGGATTAAAGTTTGTAACCGATCGAACAGAAACTCCAATCATGGCAGATGAAGCGGTATTCTCTATCCACGATGCAAGACAAGTTCTAGAAAATAAGGCAGCTGATCTAATTAACATCAAATTAATGAAATCAGGTGGAATCCATCAAGCTAGAAAAATAGCAACTTTAGCGCAAAGCTATGGAATAGAATGTATGGTTGGTAGCATGATAGAAACGAAACTAGGAATTAGTGCGGCTGCTCATTTTGCTGCAAGTCATCCAGTTGTCACAAGGTTTGATTTCGATGCCCCGCTAATGCTATCAGGAGATTTGGTCCATGGTGGAGTAATTTATAAAGGAAGTCATCTATCTTTTAGTGAGGATTATGGATTAGGAATCTGCGGAATTCGCTCTGAGTTTTTGAGACAAAACACAATGAAATAA
- a CDS encoding S66 peptidase family protein translates to MILPKRLKEGDKVGIVAPAGPPNREKVNKSVTFFEQLGLSVQFGKYLYDERGYLSAGDEQRLEDFHEMIADSSIKAIFFARGGYGTARIVDQLDMNLIGNNPKIIWGYSDITYLHTAIRQATGLVSFHGPMAASDIVKADFDRFSGQLFKQLFKPTQLIYSEKVSPLYVYTKGIAKGEVVGGNLSLLVSSMGTSYEIDTKNKLLLIEDIGEEPYRVDSMLNQLRLAGKLEDAAGIIVGDFSEAEPTVQPSLSLTDVFDDYFRPLGKPVIGGFKIGHCFPHFSMPLGVVAELSSESKSLTIDPGVK, encoded by the coding sequence ATGATACTTCCTAAACGTCTTAAAGAAGGGGATAAAGTTGGGATAGTTGCCCCAGCAGGACCACCTAACCGAGAAAAGGTAAATAAATCTGTAACCTTTTTTGAACAGTTAGGCCTTTCCGTGCAGTTTGGTAAGTACCTTTATGACGAAAGAGGTTATTTGTCGGCTGGTGATGAACAACGATTGGAAGATTTTCATGAGATGATTGCAGATAGTAGTATTAAAGCTATTTTTTTCGCGAGAGGTGGATATGGAACCGCTCGTATCGTTGATCAATTAGATATGAATTTAATTGGAAATAACCCCAAAATTATATGGGGTTATAGTGATATAACGTATTTACATACGGCTATACGCCAAGCTACTGGATTGGTCTCCTTTCATGGCCCGATGGCCGCATCTGATATTGTGAAAGCCGATTTTGATCGTTTCTCAGGTCAATTATTTAAACAATTATTTAAACCTACTCAATTAATTTACTCAGAAAAAGTCTCTCCGCTTTACGTATATACAAAGGGAATTGCAAAAGGAGAAGTTGTTGGGGGGAATCTCTCGTTATTAGTGAGTTCCATGGGAACATCTTATGAGATTGATACAAAAAATAAACTATTATTAATAGAAGATATAGGAGAAGAACCTTATCGTGTAGATAGTATGCTTAATCAACTACGACTTGCCGGTAAGTTAGAAGATGCAGCTGGAATTATTGTAGGAGACTTTTCTGAAGCGGAACCTACTGTCCAACCAAGTCTTTCTTTAACAGATGTGTTTGATGATTATTTTCGACCACTCGGAAAACCTGTTATCGGAGGGTTTAAAATTGGACATTGTTTTCCTCATTTTTCAATGCCATTAGGAGTTGTGGCGGAATTATCTTCAGAAAGCAAATCGTTGACAATTGATCCAGGTGTGAAATAA
- a CDS encoding peptide ABC transporter substrate-binding protein, with the protein MKNKKLLLFLLALLTAFVLAACTANEDAGEPDDADAGETEEGEGQEGEAAGEKVLRVNNGVEPTSLDPSIGFDQVSWDPLNNLMEGLTRLDQEHVAGPGVAESWDISEDGLTYTFHLREDANWSNGDPVVAEDFVYAWKYMLDPANASSAAFLAYFIEGAEAFNTGEGSADDVNITAVDEKTLEVVLEAPTGFFLDVLTNPAFFPVNHKVAEENPDWHAEADSFVANGPFQLESWEHDSEMVFAKNPEYWDADAVNLDKIHFAMVNDTNTQYQMFETGELDTATIPPEMSDELIDGDNVFIGDYGGLEFFRFNTTEEPFQNKNIRKAFAYAINRDDIATYVVKNGVEPAYGFVSPGFTTPDGGDFRDENGNLVEFDPETAKELLEQGMEEEGYSELPSIVLSYNTSDTNKAVAESIQNMLNENLGVEVTLENQEWNVFAEAQQNLELQLSRSSFINDYSDPVNFLESFITDSYMNRTGWSNEEYDALIEKGKTETDEEQRYEYLYEAERLLAEEMVAMPIRYYNTVVLEADHVEGILRHPVGYFDLKYADVTE; encoded by the coding sequence ATGAAGAACAAGAAATTACTGTTGTTTTTGTTGGCTTTATTAACTGCATTTGTATTAGCAGCTTGTACTGCAAATGAAGATGCGGGAGAGCCAGATGATGCTGATGCAGGGGAAACGGAAGAAGGGGAAGGTCAAGAAGGAGAAGCTGCAGGTGAAAAAGTTCTTCGTGTAAATAATGGAGTAGAACCAACATCCCTTGATCCATCGATAGGGTTTGATCAGGTTTCTTGGGATCCATTAAACAACTTAATGGAGGGTCTGACTAGATTAGATCAAGAACATGTTGCCGGTCCGGGTGTGGCGGAGAGTTGGGACATATCAGAAGACGGATTAACGTACACATTCCATTTACGTGAAGATGCAAACTGGTCGAATGGAGATCCGGTAGTTGCAGAAGACTTTGTATATGCATGGAAGTATATGTTGGATCCAGCGAATGCTTCATCAGCTGCCTTTTTAGCATATTTTATTGAAGGTGCAGAAGCATTTAATACTGGGGAAGGTTCAGCAGATGATGTCAATATTACTGCTGTAGATGAAAAGACATTAGAAGTAGTATTGGAAGCACCAACTGGATTTTTCCTAGATGTGTTAACCAATCCGGCATTCTTCCCAGTAAATCATAAAGTGGCAGAAGAAAATCCTGATTGGCATGCAGAAGCTGATTCATTCGTAGCAAACGGCCCATTTCAATTAGAATCTTGGGAGCATGATAGTGAAATGGTATTTGCCAAAAATCCAGAGTATTGGGATGCTGATGCTGTGAATTTAGATAAGATCCATTTTGCAATGGTAAATGATACGAATACACAATACCAAATGTTTGAAACTGGAGAGCTCGATACAGCAACAATCCCTCCAGAAATGTCAGATGAATTAATTGATGGTGATAATGTATTTATCGGCGATTATGGTGGATTAGAATTCTTCCGTTTTAACACGACAGAAGAACCATTCCAAAATAAAAATATTCGTAAGGCATTTGCCTATGCCATTAATCGTGATGATATTGCTACCTATGTCGTGAAAAATGGTGTAGAGCCGGCATATGGATTTGTATCGCCTGGATTTACTACGCCAGATGGTGGGGATTTCCGTGATGAAAATGGAAATTTAGTAGAGTTTGATCCAGAGACTGCAAAAGAACTATTAGAACAAGGGATGGAAGAAGAAGGCTATAGTGAACTTCCAAGCATTGTTTTATCTTATAACACAAGCGACACGAATAAAGCTGTTGCGGAATCCATTCAAAATATGTTGAATGAAAATCTTGGTGTGGAAGTAACATTAGAAAACCAAGAATGGAATGTATTTGCTGAAGCACAGCAAAACTTAGAATTGCAATTATCACGTAGTTCATTTATTAATGACTACAGTGATCCGGTAAACTTCTTAGAGAGCTTTATTACGGACTCTTACATGAACCGTACTGGTTGGTCGAATGAAGAATACGATGCATTAATTGAAAAAGGAAAAACAGAAACAGATGAAGAACAACGCTACGAATATCTATATGAAGCGGAAAGATTGCTTGCAGAAGAAATGGTTGCAATGCCAATTCGTTACTATAATACGGTAGTTCTAGAAGCGGATCATGTGGAAGGAATTCTACGTCATCCAGTTGGTTATTTTGATCTGAAATATGCTGACGTAACAGAGTAA
- a CDS encoding ABC transporter ATP-binding protein: protein MDKILEVKDLHVTFTTYGGSVQAVRGVNFHLNKGETLAIVGESGCGKSVTSNAIMRLIPNPPGEITKGNIYFKGQDLIQFREKKMRSIRGVDISMIFQDPMTALNPTLTIGTQLMEGLKEHKGISGKQAKEKAIEMMELVGIPSPEERLKQYPHQFSGGMRQRIVIAIALICDPDLLIADEPTTALDVTIQAQILELFEKIQEKMGVSIILITHDLGVVAKIADRIAVMYAGKIIETGTKREIFYQPQHPYTKGLLKSVPRLDIKEDKLTPIDGTPPDLFSPPQGCPFAARCPFAMEVCDKVYPVHTELTSSHNVDCWLQDERAQQLLAESSFQY, encoded by the coding sequence TTGGACAAAATACTCGAAGTGAAAGATCTTCATGTGACGTTTACAACCTATGGTGGTTCTGTCCAGGCTGTACGTGGAGTAAATTTTCATTTAAATAAAGGCGAGACTCTAGCGATTGTAGGAGAATCTGGTTGTGGAAAAAGTGTTACATCGAACGCAATCATGCGATTGATTCCTAACCCACCAGGGGAAATCACCAAAGGAAATATTTATTTTAAAGGGCAAGACTTAATTCAATTTCGAGAGAAAAAGATGCGATCGATTCGTGGTGTTGATATTTCGATGATTTTTCAAGATCCGATGACAGCCTTAAATCCAACTCTTACTATCGGTACACAACTAATGGAAGGGTTAAAAGAGCATAAAGGAATTTCTGGAAAGCAAGCGAAAGAAAAAGCAATTGAAATGATGGAACTCGTTGGAATACCGAGTCCAGAAGAACGCTTGAAGCAGTATCCACATCAATTCAGTGGAGGGATGAGACAACGAATCGTTATTGCAATTGCCTTGATTTGTGATCCAGACCTGCTTATAGCTGACGAACCAACGACAGCTCTTGATGTAACGATTCAAGCACAAATACTGGAGTTGTTTGAAAAGATACAAGAAAAGATGGGTGTTTCAATTATTTTAATTACACATGATTTAGGTGTAGTTGCTAAAATTGCTGATCGGATTGCGGTGATGTATGCAGGGAAAATTATCGAGACAGGAACGAAACGAGAAATTTTCTATCAACCACAGCACCCATATACAAAGGGATTGTTAAAATCAGTACCTCGGCTGGATATAAAGGAAGATAAATTAACGCCAATTGATGGTACTCCACCTGATTTATTCTCACCTCCACAAGGATGTCCTTTTGCAGCAAGGTGTCCGTTTGCGATGGAGGTGTGTGATAAAGTTTATCCAGTTCATACTGAGTTAACATCATCACATAATGTGGATTGTTGGCTTCAAGATGAACGGGCACAACAGCTATTAGCTGAAAGTTCTTTTCAATATTAA
- a CDS encoding ABC transporter permease encodes MSSNENNTHKTPSAVPDEWFAWKGKDTLEAESVSRPSLSYWQDAWKRLVKNKMAMLGLIFLVLLSVMAIFGPMISPYEVNKQDLPNQYQPPSSEHWFGTDSAGRDVFTRTWYGARISLFVGLMAALIDVTVGIIWGGISGYKDGRTDNVMMRIIEILYGLPYLLVVILLLVVLGPSLGTIILALTITGWVGMARIVRGQVLQIKNYEFVLASRAFGTKSSRIIRRNLLPNTMGPIIVQMTLTVPSAIFAEAFLSFIGLGIQAPFASWGVMANDSLGAILSGNWWTLFFPAFFISFTMFAFNVLGDGLQDALDPKLRK; translated from the coding sequence ATGAGTTCAAATGAAAACAATACACATAAAACCCCTTCTGCAGTTCCTGATGAATGGTTTGCATGGAAAGGAAAAGATACGTTGGAAGCAGAGTCTGTTTCCAGACCTTCTCTTTCCTATTGGCAAGATGCCTGGAAAAGGCTGGTTAAAAATAAAATGGCAATGCTCGGTTTGATATTCTTAGTGTTACTTTCAGTCATGGCAATATTTGGGCCAATGATTTCACCATATGAAGTTAATAAACAAGACTTGCCCAATCAGTATCAGCCACCTTCCAGTGAGCACTGGTTTGGTACAGATAGTGCTGGTAGGGATGTATTTACACGAACATGGTATGGTGCTCGAATCTCTCTGTTTGTTGGATTAATGGCAGCACTCATCGATGTTACGGTAGGAATTATTTGGGGTGGTATCTCCGGATATAAAGACGGTCGCACAGATAATGTGATGATGCGTATTATTGAGATATTATACGGTTTGCCGTATTTATTAGTTGTTATTTTACTTCTGGTGGTATTAGGACCAAGCTTAGGTACGATAATACTTGCTCTGACGATTACCGGCTGGGTTGGGATGGCCCGAATTGTGCGAGGACAGGTCTTACAAATTAAAAATTATGAATTTGTCCTCGCTTCACGGGCATTTGGTACAAAGTCATCGAGAATTATCCGGCGAAATTTATTGCCAAACACGATGGGACCGATTATTGTCCAAATGACATTAACCGTTCCATCTGCCATTTTTGCCGAAGCTTTCCTGAGTTTTATTGGACTTGGAATCCAAGCTCCTTTTGCAAGTTGGGGTGTGATGGCCAACGATTCATTAGGTGCGATTCTATCCGGTAACTGGTGGACGCTGTTCTTCCCGGCCTTCTTTATATCTTTTACGATGTTTGCGTTTAATGTACTTGGAGATGGACTTCAGGATGCATTGGATCCGAAATTAAGGAAGTAG
- a CDS encoding ABC transporter permease, with amino-acid sequence MLKYILKRLAIMAVTLWIIITLTFVLMTSIPGSPFNSDQSSNETIRANLEAHYNLDKPPHVQYLLYLKSIVTFEFGPSIKQPNQTVNDLLSRGFPISFELGIVTIVVAVISGILIGIVAALRHNGILDYLTMGIAVLGISIPNFILATLLIQQLAVNWEIFPTATWKSPAHMVLPVLALATGPMAIIARLTRSTMLEVLTQDYIKMAKAKGLSPWKIVFKHALRNALMPVVTIMGTLLAGILTGTFVIEQIFAIPGMGKYFVESINQRDYPVIMGTTVFYSAFLIFMLFLVDIAYGILDPRIKMNSKGGEVS; translated from the coding sequence TTGCTGAAATACATATTAAAAAGATTAGCCATTATGGCTGTAACGCTTTGGATTATTATTACACTTACCTTTGTACTAATGACAAGTATACCAGGTTCACCATTTAACAGCGATCAGTCTTCCAATGAAACAATTCGTGCAAACCTAGAAGCACATTATAATCTAGATAAGCCACCACATGTACAATATTTACTCTATTTAAAATCGATTGTTACGTTTGAATTTGGACCGTCCATTAAACAACCAAATCAAACTGTTAACGATTTATTATCGAGAGGATTTCCGATTTCTTTTGAGCTAGGGATAGTTACCATCGTTGTCGCAGTTATTTCAGGAATCTTAATAGGTATTGTCGCTGCGTTACGACATAATGGAATATTAGATTATTTAACGATGGGGATAGCGGTATTAGGCATCTCTATTCCAAACTTTATTTTAGCTACATTACTTATACAGCAACTTGCAGTTAATTGGGAGATATTTCCGACTGCGACATGGAAAAGTCCAGCACATATGGTTCTGCCTGTATTAGCGTTAGCAACAGGTCCGATGGCAATTATCGCGAGACTTACTCGCTCAACCATGTTGGAAGTTCTTACACAGGACTACATAAAAATGGCCAAGGCAAAAGGGTTATCCCCATGGAAAATCGTTTTTAAGCATGCACTTCGAAATGCGCTAATGCCTGTCGTTACGATCATGGGAACATTATTAGCGGGTATTTTGACGGGAACATTTGTCATTGAGCAGATATTTGCGATCCCGGGAATGGGTAAATATTTTGTGGAAAGTATTAATCAACGTGATTATCCAGTAATTATGGGAACGACGGTATTCTATAGTGCTTTTCTAATTTTTATGCTTTTTCTTGTAGATATTGCATATGGAATCCTCGATCCTCGAATAAAAATGAATAGTAAGGGAGGGGAAGTGTCATGA
- a CDS encoding M55 family metallopeptidase, which yields MKIYISVDMEGITGLPDFTFVDAKSHNYERSRKIMTKEVNYVIQAAFDNGCKEVLVNDSHSKMNNLLIEDIHPDCHLITGEVKPFSMVQGLDQSLTGAFLVGYHSQAGRPGVMSHSMIHAVRNFFINDHCIGEMGMNAYLAGYYNVPILLVTGDDYTAMEAEELIPGVTTAIVKESISRSSVKSLTPSKAGVLLEEKVKQALKSAGNVAPLTPPEQPTLTIEFCNYGQAEWANLMPGTALIEGTTKVSFPAKNMKEAYQAMLVMTELAMHTTFS from the coding sequence ATGAAAATATACATTTCGGTTGACATGGAAGGTATTACTGGACTACCCGACTTTACCTTTGTTGATGCAAAAAGTCATAATTATGAACGTTCTAGGAAAATCATGACAAAAGAAGTAAATTACGTGATTCAAGCTGCTTTCGATAATGGTTGTAAAGAAGTGTTAGTAAATGACAGTCACTCGAAAATGAACAATCTTTTGATTGAGGATATTCATCCAGATTGCCATTTAATTACTGGAGAAGTGAAGCCTTTTTCTATGGTACAAGGTTTGGATCAATCATTGACGGGGGCTTTTTTGGTTGGTTACCATTCACAGGCTGGTAGACCAGGAGTTATGTCTCATTCAATGATTCATGCAGTGAGAAATTTCTTCATTAATGATCATTGTATTGGTGAAATGGGGATGAACGCTTACTTAGCAGGATATTATAACGTCCCTATTTTATTAGTTACTGGCGATGATTACACAGCGATGGAAGCAGAGGAATTGATTCCTGGGGTTACAACTGCCATCGTCAAAGAGTCAATTTCAAGGTCTTCAGTGAAAAGTCTTACCCCATCGAAGGCAGGAGTATTATTAGAGGAAAAAGTAAAACAAGCATTAAAAAGTGCAGGTAATGTAGCGCCCTTAACACCTCCAGAACAACCTACATTAACCATAGAGTTTTGTAATTATGGTCAGGCAGAATGGGCGAATCTTATGCCAGGAACAGCGTTGATAGAAGGAACAACAAAGGTTAGTTTTCCTGCAAAAAATATGAAAGAAGCTTATCAAGCCATGTTAGTTATGACTGAACTGGCAATGCATACTACATTCTCTTAA